The following are encoded in a window of Anopheles gambiae chromosome X, idAnoGambNW_F1_1, whole genome shotgun sequence genomic DNA:
- the LOC133391139 gene encoding ATP synthase subunit a-like: MVDRTALATLQFLFLFLFLFLFLFLFLFLFLFLILFLFLFLFLFLFLFLFLFLFLFLFLILFLFLFLFLFLFLFLFLFLFLFLFLFLFLFLFLFLFLFLFLFLFLFLFLFVFLFLFLFLFLFLFLFLFLFLLFFLFLFLFLFLFLFLF, from the exons ATGGTTGACCGGACGGCACTGGCAACGCTGCAA TTCTTGTTCCTGTTCTTGTTCCTGTTCTTGTTCCTGTTCTTGTTCCTGTTCTTGTTCCTGTTCTTGATCCTGTTCTTGTTCCTGTTCTTGTTCCTGTTCTTGTTCCTGTTCTTGTTCCTGTTCTTGTTCCTGTTCTTGTTCCTGATCTTGTTCCTGTTCTTGTTCCTGTTCTTGTTCCTGTTCTTGTTCCTGTTCTTGTTCCTGTTCTTGTTCCTGTTCTTGTTCCTGTTCTTGTTCCTGTTCTTGTTCCTGTTCTTGTTCctgtttttgttcctgttCTTGTTCCTGTTCTTGTTCGTGTTCTTGTTCCTGTTCTTGTTCCTGTTCTTGTTCCTGTTCTTGTTCCTGTTCTTGTTCCTGCTCTTTTTCCTGTTCTTGTTCCTGTTCTTGTTCCTGTTCTTGTTCCTGTTCTAG